A window from Engraulis encrasicolus isolate BLACKSEA-1 chromosome 11, IST_EnEncr_1.0, whole genome shotgun sequence encodes these proteins:
- the pmchl gene encoding pro-melanin-concentrating hormone, like: MKTSVSTVLLVLAVLCEYHLRPSLASPAAAATSWLGDSEQDVLTQLLSDDTAGASEAGVRDAVVPPPPPPPAARVIVVGDASLWGALRALERGALPLPLPLHHQQLLSEALERREAPGGQEQPHPNFSVLRRDAMRCMVGRVYRPCWEV; this comes from the coding sequence ATGAAGACCTCCGTGTCCACCGTGCTCCTCGTCCTCGCCGTGCTGTGCGAGTACCACCTGCGGCCATCGCTGGCGTCCCCCGCGGCGGCGGCTACCAGCTGGCTGGGTGACTCCGAACAGGACGTCCTGACGCAGCTGCTCTCCGACGACACGGCGGGGGCGTCCGAGGCGGGGGTCCGAGACGCAGTggtgccgccaccaccaccaccacccgccgcACGGGTCATCGTGGTGGGCGATGCGTCCCTCTGGGGGGCCCTGCGAGCGCTGGAGAGGGGcgcgctgccactgccactgccactgcaccACCAGCAGTTGCTGTCAGAAGCCCTGGAGAGGAGGGAGGCCCCGGGTGGCCAGGAGCAGCCGCACCCCAACTTCAGCGTGCTGCGCAGGGACGCCATGAGGTGCATGGTGGGCCGCGTCTACCGACCATGCTGGGAGGTGTGA